A genomic window from Thiomonas arsenitoxydans includes:
- the glnE gene encoding bifunctional [glutamate--ammonia ligase]-adenylyl-L-tyrosine phosphorylase/[glutamate--ammonia-ligase] adenylyltransferase, with protein sequence MELSQFSRFYRRHVGRFDEVLACWPQGIPARGEIDAAIAALHQAGAPLPTVLRRVRNALMLRLIESDLAGAPLEAICIGISDLAESVVAAGLRAAHAELQPRFGAPRTETGEVAQFLVVGMGKLGGRELNVSSDIDLVFVYDEDGQTDGAVPLSNREYFGRVVRAFVPLLSDVTGDGFVFRVDTRLRPNGDSGPPVVSLGMLEEYFLVQGREWERFAWLKSRVVSPLDTPQAQRAAQGLAAVVEPFVWRRYLDFGMLEALRALHRQIRAEATKRAAARPDKANDVKLGRGGIREIEFTVQLLQVVRGGRMPQIRESATLPALQLLVAHDLLQAEAAERLASSYRFLRRLEHRIQYLDDAQTHSMPSEDADLHALAWSMGFVDDDASQRAGCPKGCKLLRELDKVREFVASEFDALLHNGPQCTGCSKPPESMDAVRHRLAKAGLAHDAIVARLKALETSPRYSALSDTGRLRLLRVLDRVIGMAAERATAEVCLTRVIDLLEAIGRRETYLAFFAEQPAALARLCNVLETSAWAADYIKRHPAVVDELITPPSERFNAADYRLGLLRHHAQLAERGRWDAGEGMDLLRQGFHAEMFRTLSRDLAGLIKVEQVADELSALADATVQLALEWCWKELPQRHREQPAFAVIAYGKLGGKELGYGSDLDIVFLYDDSADGAQEIYAAFARKLVWWLTAHTAAGRLFEIDTRLRPNGNAGLLVTSVEAFDGYQRGRGSNTAWTWEHQALTRARCCAGDLAIGARFEAIRTAVLTTRRDADALRTEILAMRQKVADGHRNPSGLFDVKHDAGGMVDVEFAVQYLVLAHAADYPQLTADLGNIALLGMADALGLLPAGVGRPAADAYRELRRIQHRERLAGADAARVAADTLQAQRAAVHALTNAVFGAQRVAQEAEA encoded by the coding sequence ATGGAGTTGTCGCAGTTTTCACGTTTTTATCGTCGTCATGTCGGTCGGTTCGACGAGGTGCTGGCCTGCTGGCCGCAGGGCATTCCCGCGCGGGGCGAAATCGACGCCGCCATCGCCGCCTTGCACCAGGCCGGCGCGCCGCTGCCCACGGTGTTGCGACGGGTGCGCAATGCGCTGATGCTGCGACTGATCGAATCCGATCTGGCGGGCGCGCCGCTGGAGGCCATCTGCATCGGCATCAGCGATCTGGCGGAAAGCGTGGTGGCCGCCGGGCTGCGCGCGGCGCATGCCGAGCTGCAACCGCGTTTTGGCGCGCCGCGCACCGAGACCGGCGAGGTGGCGCAGTTTCTCGTGGTCGGCATGGGCAAGCTGGGCGGGCGCGAACTCAATGTGTCGTCCGACATCGATCTGGTGTTCGTGTACGACGAAGACGGCCAGACCGATGGCGCCGTGCCTTTGAGCAACCGCGAATACTTCGGCCGCGTGGTGCGCGCCTTCGTGCCTCTGCTGTCGGACGTGACGGGCGACGGCTTCGTCTTCCGCGTCGATACCCGGCTGCGGCCCAACGGCGATAGCGGCCCGCCAGTGGTCAGCCTGGGCATGCTCGAAGAATATTTTCTGGTGCAGGGGCGCGAGTGGGAGCGGTTTGCCTGGCTCAAGTCGCGCGTGGTTTCGCCGCTCGACACGCCTCAGGCACAGCGCGCCGCGCAAGGGCTGGCGGCGGTGGTCGAGCCCTTCGTCTGGCGGCGCTATCTCGACTTCGGCATGCTCGAAGCCCTGCGCGCGCTGCACCGGCAGATTCGCGCCGAGGCCACCAAACGCGCCGCCGCCCGGCCCGACAAAGCCAACGATGTCAAGCTGGGCCGGGGCGGTATTCGCGAAATCGAATTCACCGTGCAACTGCTGCAGGTGGTGCGCGGTGGGCGCATGCCGCAGATTCGCGAAAGCGCCACCCTGCCCGCACTGCAATTGCTCGTTGCCCACGATCTGCTGCAGGCTGAAGCGGCCGAGCGGCTGGCGTCGAGCTACCGCTTTCTGCGCCGCCTGGAGCATCGCATTCAATACCTCGACGACGCGCAGACCCACAGCATGCCGTCTGAAGACGCCGACCTGCACGCACTGGCCTGGTCGATGGGCTTCGTCGATGACGACGCCAGCCAGCGCGCTGGCTGCCCCAAGGGCTGCAAGCTGTTGCGCGAACTCGACAAGGTGCGCGAATTCGTCGCCAGCGAGTTCGACGCCCTGCTGCATAACGGTCCGCAATGCACCGGCTGCAGCAAGCCGCCAGAAAGCATGGACGCGGTGCGGCACCGGCTGGCCAAGGCTGGCTTGGCGCACGACGCCATCGTCGCGCGGCTCAAGGCGCTTGAAACCTCGCCGCGCTACAGCGCTTTGAGCGACACCGGGCGGCTGCGGCTGCTGCGCGTGCTCGACCGGGTGATCGGCATGGCCGCCGAGCGCGCCACCGCCGAAGTGTGCCTGACCCGCGTCATCGACCTGCTCGAAGCCATCGGGCGGCGCGAAACCTATCTGGCGTTTTTCGCCGAGCAGCCCGCCGCGCTGGCGCGGCTGTGCAATGTGCTCGAAACCTCGGCCTGGGCAGCCGATTACATCAAGCGCCACCCCGCCGTGGTGGACGAACTCATCACCCCACCGAGCGAGCGCTTCAACGCCGCGGACTATCGGCTCGGCTTGCTGCGACACCACGCGCAACTGGCGGAGCGCGGGCGCTGGGATGCCGGCGAGGGCATGGACTTGCTGCGGCAAGGCTTTCACGCCGAAATGTTCCGCACCCTCTCGCGCGATCTGGCTGGGCTGATCAAGGTCGAGCAGGTGGCCGACGAACTCTCCGCCCTGGCCGATGCCACCGTGCAACTGGCGCTGGAATGGTGCTGGAAGGAACTGCCGCAGCGTCACCGCGAACAGCCCGCCTTCGCCGTGATCGCCTACGGCAAACTCGGCGGCAAGGAACTGGGCTACGGCAGCGATCTCGACATCGTCTTTCTCTACGACGACAGCGCGGACGGGGCGCAAGAAATCTACGCCGCCTTCGCCCGCAAGCTGGTGTGGTGGCTCACCGCGCACACCGCCGCAGGCCGTCTGTTCGAAATCGATACCCGGTTGCGCCCCAACGGCAATGCCGGGCTGCTGGTCACCAGCGTCGAGGCCTTCGACGGCTACCAGCGCGGCCGCGGCAGCAACACCGCGTGGACCTGGGAACATCAGGCGCTCACCCGGGCGCGCTGCTGCGCGGGCGATCTGGCCATCGGCGCGCGCTTCGAGGCCATCCGCACCGCCGTGCTCACCACCCGGCGCGATGCGGACGCGCTGCGCACTGAAATCCTCGCCATGCGGCAGAAAGTGGCCGACGGCCACCGCAACCCCAGCGGCCTGTTCGACGTCAAGCACGACGCAGGTGGCATGGTCGATGTCGAATTCGCCGTGCAGTATCTGGTGCTGGCGCACGCCGCCGACTACCCGCAGCTCACCGCCGATCTAGGCAACATCGCCCTGCTCGGCATGGCCGATGCGCTGGGCCTGCTGCCCGCCGGGGTCGGCCGACCCGCGGCCGACGCCTACCGCGAACTCCGCCGCATCCAGCACCGCGAACGCCTGGCCGGGGCCGACGCCGCCCGCGTGGCCGCAGACACGCTGCAGGCCCAGCGCGCCGCGGTGCACGCGCTCACCAACGCCGTGTTCGGCGCGCAGCGGGTGGCGCAAGAGGCCGAGGCGTAG